The Acanthopagrus latus isolate v.2019 chromosome 6, fAcaLat1.1, whole genome shotgun sequence genome includes a region encoding these proteins:
- the LOC119020896 gene encoding G-protein coupled receptor 22 gives METEGYRDLLETSDGQGVGLLDGGGEVGVEEGWSTPYPLGFQVSLTTVLILELVLGFSSNLTVLVLYCAQSNLVDSVSNLVTVNLHVLDILVCVLCLPLTVAVILVPANGSGVSSLATLCCFHEACVTFTSVATAVNVLVISLDRYDISVRPASRLLTPRRAALLLAAVWAVSLAVFFLPFLEGDFFSSSTEDSEDEELEGQNLDSEVTTGLTTIFTSLSPTSLPTTHPSSPSHHLPPAWQNRTLLCVGGQGYYTGLAMYYHLLLQVPCFFIAVVVMLFTYSRILQALNIRIGSHMMRSTHAKDSTCRIRCRRRKRKDLSLPTEVVSSNQNQNLNHPPLIPSPTPTPTSPPPLSSMPQGMSDSGATVTTVSTAATTPIATTPATPASPTPASTSVQTHATSPLPASSMGVQASVSAIIALRRAVRRHRDRRERQRRVLKMSLIIISTFLGCWAPLSAVNVLILCMGPSDGLVRLRLCFLAMAYGTTIFHPLLYAFTRQKLRRALKTRVKKRVVSLLQVDPAPSGGTVIHNSWVEGGGQRKTRKPRVEASDGTDRCLTEAVRE, from the coding sequence ATGGAGACCGAAGGCTATCGTGACCTCCTGGAGACCAGTGATGGTCAGGGGGTAGGCCTGCTGGATGGAGGGGGTgaggtgggggtggaggagggctgGAGCACACCCTACCCTCTTGGTTTCCAGGTGTCTTTGACCACAGTGCTGATACTGGAGCTGGTTTTGGGTTTCAGCAGCAACCTGACCGTACTTGTGCTCTACTGTGCTCAGTCCAACCTGGTGGATTCAGTCAGCAACCTGGTCACAGTCAATCTCCACGTGCTGGACATACTGGTATGTGTGCTCTGTCTGCCACTCACTGTGGCTGTGATCCTGGTGCCAGCCAATGGAAGCGGAGTCAGCAGCCTGGCCACGCTGTGCTGCTTTCACGAGGCCTGTGTCACATTCACCAGTGTGGCCACAGCAGTCAATGTGCTGGTGATCAGTTTGGACCGATACGACATCTCAGTGCGTCCGGCCAGTCGTCTGCTGACACCCAGGCGTGCAGCGCTGCTTCTGGCAGCAGTGTGGGCTGTGTCTCTGGCTGTCTTCTTCCTGCCCTTCCTTGAGGGGGACTTCTTCTCTTCGAGTACTGAGGACAGTGAAGATGAGGAGCTGGAAGGGCAGAACCTTGACTCAGAGGTCACCACTGGACTGACTACCATAtttacctccctctctccaacCTCTCTACCTACAACTCATCCTTCCTCCCCTTCACACCACCTGCCTCCAGCATGGCAGAACAGGACACTGCTGTGCGTAGGAGGGCAGGGGTACTACACAGGCCTGGCTATGTATTACCACTTGTTACTCCAAGTGCCATGCTTCTTCATCGCTGTGGTTGTCATGTTGTTCACTTACTCCAGGATCCTGCAAGCCCTCAACATTCGCATTGGATCCCACATGATGAGGAGTACGCATGCAAAGGACTCCACCTGCAGGATACGCTGCAGGAGGCGGAAGAGGAAGGACCTGAGCCTGCCTACAGAGGTAGTGTCCtccaaccagaaccagaacctcaACCATCCTCCTCTTATTCCCTCCCCGACCCCTACTCCAACATCACCCCCACCACTCTCCTCGATGCCCCAGGGGATGTCTGACAGTGGAGCAACTGTCACCACTGTCAGTACTGCTGCCACCACACCCATTGCCACCACACCAGCCACCCCTGCATCTCCAACCCCAGCTTCAACCTCAGTCCAGACCCACGCCACCTCGCCTCTACCTGCATCCTCCATGGGTGTACAGGCATCAGTTTCTGCCATCATCGCCTTGAGGCGGGCAGTGCGCAGGCACAGGGACCGTCGTGAACGCCAACGGCGCGTCCTAAAAATGTCCCTTATCATCATATCCACATTCCTGGGCTGCTGGgctcctctgtctgcagtcaaTGTTCTGATCCTGTGTATGGGTCCCAGTGACGGCCTGGTGCGACTGCGCCTCTGCTTCTTGGCGATGGCTTATGGAACCACTATTTTTCACCCTCTGCTCTATGCCTTCACCAGGCAGAAGCTGCGTCGTGCACTCAAAACACGTGTCAAGAAAAGGGTAGTGTCACTTCTGCAGGTCGACCCAGCTCCTAGTGGGGGGACAGTTATTCATAACTCctgggtggaggggggaggccAGAGGAAGACTCGCAAGCCACGGGTGGAGGCCAGTGATGGCACTGATCGATGCCTCACGGAGGCAGTGAGGGAATGA